One region of Chitinophagales bacterium genomic DNA includes:
- the rbfA gene encoding 30S ribosome-binding factor RbfA, with protein MDSRRQQRIAQLLQEEFSKMLMNDIKSYLMGTFATLTFVNVSSDLGIARINISILASDKKQEIINNLNNHKAEIRKILGNRMRNDLRVIPDIIFHLDERLDYVEKIDDLFKKIKEEDEKI; from the coding sequence ATGGACTCCAGAAGACAGCAAAGAATTGCTCAATTATTACAAGAAGAATTTAGTAAAATGCTCATGAACGATATTAAGTCCTATCTAATGGGCACTTTTGCCACTTTGACCTTCGTCAATGTTTCTTCAGATTTAGGAATCGCGCGAATTAATATCAGTATTCTAGCCAGTGATAAAAAGCAGGAAATAATAAATAATCTCAATAACCATAAAGCAGAAATTAGAAAAATTCTAGGCAATAGAATGCGCAATGATTTGAGAGTGATACCGGATATTATTTTCCATCTTGATGAACGACTGGATTATGTAGAGAAAATAGATGATTTATTTAAGAAGATAAAGGAAGAAGACGAGAAGATTTGA
- the ligA gene encoding NAD-dependent DNA ligase LigA — protein MNLEISSTNYTNFCKALEYLNHKYYIDAEQVISDYDYDILFKKIEKFEEEHPEIDSKNSPTKQVAKGAQASFETVAHSVPMLSLSNSYDAEDLKDFDDSIKKELGKASYEYYVEPKFDGSSIALLYQNNKLVRAATRGDGTRGEDITANARMVKHILQVVDFKKLGYDTVELRGEVVINKSVFEKMNEAREAQGLATFQNTRNTASGSLRMKDNAEVKNRNLEAFIYNVGFVSPEAGNGSLEQSQALNIEQLSKLGFQSAQGLGKSCKTIEEVISFCNEWEEKRAHFDYDIDGMVIKLNSISQQMNLGSTSHHPKWAIAYKFKAIEKPTKLLNIEYQVGRTGIVTPVAKVEPVSVGGVTVRSISLHNEDNIRSKDIRIGDIVYIERAGDVIPQITRVAVVVETHCNASLQRPDFEYIKTCPSCSSELIRRDGEAAWRCINTAHCPAQNLEKIIYFASKDAMNINGLGKDIIKRFMDQGFIKDIPSIYELNYEEIVKLDGWKEKSVDNLKQGIEESKSNEMYRLLIAMGIDGVGNTMAKSLAKKVSYLFDFQNYTIEQWVAIDDVGPKLAQSLYDFFHNENNLALLHKLELLGVNLKGSEINTSGALYGKQIVFTGFRNPELEKKIEALGGEVGNSLSKKTSILVMKEKGSGSSKEKKALDYGVEVMTVEEFENFLKV, from the coding sequence TTGAATTTAGAAATTAGTTCAACAAACTACACTAATTTCTGTAAAGCGCTCGAATATCTCAATCACAAATACTATATCGATGCCGAGCAAGTTATATCAGACTATGACTATGATATTTTGTTTAAGAAAATTGAAAAATTTGAAGAAGAACATCCTGAAATAGATAGCAAAAACTCTCCGACAAAACAGGTAGCCAAAGGTGCTCAAGCTAGTTTTGAAACGGTGGCACACTCAGTGCCTATGCTTTCTTTGTCTAATTCATACGATGCGGAAGACTTGAAAGATTTTGATGATTCCATTAAGAAAGAATTAGGCAAAGCTAGTTATGAATACTATGTAGAACCTAAATTTGATGGTAGTAGTATTGCACTTTTGTATCAAAACAACAAACTAGTAAGGGCTGCTACTAGAGGAGATGGTACCCGAGGCGAAGATATTACTGCAAATGCTCGTATGGTCAAACATATTTTGCAAGTGGTAGATTTTAAAAAATTGGGATATGATACAGTGGAGCTAAGAGGTGAGGTCGTTATCAACAAATCTGTTTTTGAGAAAATGAATGAAGCGAGAGAGGCACAAGGGCTCGCTACATTTCAAAATACAAGGAATACAGCTAGTGGCTCACTGCGAATGAAAGACAATGCTGAGGTTAAGAATAGGAATTTAGAAGCGTTTATTTATAATGTAGGTTTTGTGAGTCCCGAAGCTGGCAATGGAAGTTTAGAGCAGTCACAAGCTTTGAACATCGAACAATTGAGCAAGCTGGGATTTCAGTCTGCCCAGGGTCTCGGCAAATCATGCAAGACTATAGAGGAAGTTATTTCCTTCTGTAATGAGTGGGAAGAAAAAAGAGCTCATTTTGACTATGACATCGATGGCATGGTCATTAAACTCAATTCTATTTCACAACAAATGAATTTAGGATCGACATCACACCACCCGAAATGGGCGATTGCCTATAAATTTAAGGCTATAGAAAAACCAACCAAACTTCTTAATATTGAATATCAAGTGGGGCGCACGGGGATTGTGACTCCTGTCGCCAAGGTAGAACCAGTAAGTGTCGGGGGAGTGACTGTGAGAAGTATTTCTCTGCACAATGAGGATAATATCCGATCCAAGGATATCCGAATAGGGGATATTGTCTATATCGAACGAGCAGGAGATGTTATACCACAAATAACACGCGTTGCGGTTGTTGTAGAGACGCATTGCAATGCGTCTCTACAACGACCCGATTTTGAATATATCAAAACCTGCCCCTCTTGTTCATCTGAATTGATACGGAGAGATGGAGAGGCGGCGTGGAGGTGCATCAATACGGCTCATTGCCCCGCTCAGAATCTTGAAAAAATTATCTATTTTGCATCGAAGGATGCTATGAATATTAATGGATTGGGCAAGGATATTATCAAGCGATTTATGGACCAAGGTTTTATAAAAGACATCCCTTCTATTTATGAATTGAATTATGAAGAAATAGTAAAACTGGATGGTTGGAAGGAAAAGTCGGTGGATAATTTGAAGCAAGGAATCGAAGAGTCGAAGTCTAATGAAATGTATCGACTCCTAATAGCCATGGGTATAGACGGCGTAGGAAATACGATGGCAAAATCACTGGCGAAGAAGGTGAGTTATCTGTTCGACTTTCAAAACTATACCATCGAACAGTGGGTGGCGATAGATGATGTTGGCCCCAAGTTAGCACAATCACTTTATGATTTTTTTCACAATGAAAATAATTTAGCCCTATTACACAAACTGGAGTTATTGGGAGTCAATCTCAAGGGATCTGAAATCAATACTTCAGGAGCACTTTACGGCAAACAAATTGTATTCACTGGATTTCGAAATCCAGAATTGGAAAAAAAGATAGAAGCACTAGGAGGTGAGGTAGGCAATAGCCTGTCAAAGAAAACTTCTATCCTCGTCATGAAAGAAAAAGGAAGCGGAAGCTCGAAGGAAAAGAAGGCTTTGGACTATGGAGTAGAGGTGATGACGGTGGAGGAGTTTGAAAACTTTCTCAAGGTATAA
- a CDS encoding response regulator transcription factor, with protein MELEGAKILLVDDEEDILEFLEHVLSKAGAKVIIGVNGQDAITLAQKHTPDIIILDKMMPVMDGVTACRELRKIDTLKKTKIVMLSAISDTESQIEGLELGADDYLVKPIKSNLLISKIKSQLRQFKSLKQDKPEVIEYKHIKIDRSRFIVHISGNDITLPKKEFELLYLLMSQPDHVFRREEILETVWGKDVYIGDRTIDVHIRKIREKIGDDYFKTIKGIGYKFVAF; from the coding sequence ATGGAACTAGAAGGCGCAAAAATCTTATTGGTAGATGATGAGGAAGATATTCTGGAATTTCTAGAACATGTATTGAGCAAAGCAGGTGCGAAAGTCATAATTGGAGTCAACGGACAAGATGCTATCACCTTAGCTCAAAAGCATACTCCCGATATTATTATTTTAGATAAGATGATGCCTGTCATGGATGGAGTAACTGCCTGTCGGGAATTGCGAAAAATAGATACACTCAAAAAAACCAAAATTGTGATGCTTTCTGCTATTTCAGATACAGAAAGTCAAATAGAAGGATTAGAGTTGGGAGCAGATGATTATTTAGTCAAACCTATAAAGTCCAATTTATTGATTTCCAAAATTAAATCACAATTACGCCAATTTAAAAGTCTGAAGCAGGACAAGCCAGAAGTCATTGAGTATAAACATATCAAAATAGATAGATCCAGATTCATAGTTCATATTTCTGGAAATGATATTACGCTGCCTAAAAAGGAATTTGAACTTCTATACTTACTTATGTCTCAGCCAGACCATGTATTTCGAAGAGAGGAAATTCTGGAAACCGTTTGGGGGAAAGATGTCTATATTGGAGATAGAACCATCGATGTACATATTCGAAAAATACGCGAAAAAATAGGCGATGATTATTTTAAGACCATAAAAGGAATCGGCTATAAATTTGTAGCGTTTTGA
- a CDS encoding T9SS type A sorting domain-containing protein, whose translation MKSIQKVLWLFALCTNMLFFSKNVNAQCSSFNVTASKTADGSSLGDVTLTASVTGSSGWTVYRWVTSSYSHLGWGAVINNRNAGSYCVIATDSSSSGVCIDTFCLTVTDTGSFNCANLQSSLYEADSCQIGDVNLYTNVWGGSGSYSYSWNTGATSQNLLNRTNGTFTVIITDILYGCKDTLQITVVDDTCNPCINFKSNSIINESDYCQKNDVTLTAIKWTGSQKFKYLWNTGATTQSIYNKGAGSYWVKITDSVYGCIDTLFITVTDDTCSPCQYFNAWIYENDSCQKNDIRLTAYPQDSLGNTRYKYLWNTGTITNTLSNRGAGSYWVRVTDSILGCIDTAFITVADDTCNPCQNFGGYMYKYDSCQSNDIKVYAYAWGGSGNYSYNWSTGSTASFLTNRGTGWYKVTITDVVNGCVYKDSIYAIDSNFKCCRAWFYTSDSAVASTKTFYGYSNIKDSTSGGSTSYSWNFGDGTTGTGQSKSHTYTRAGNKTVCLYISTASGCKDTFCSVVNSPAPGKNLKVSHYGIPYIKDTHRYTYITYQNIGTTTENGIVEYKYPAGMTLISSTISPLTHIGNKITFSVGSLAPGASGTIYVVMKTPMSFTLGSIKCDTAIILPVSGDIAPTNNASYECDSVVASWDPNDKTPNPKGIGLDGNIPPTTNEIGYLIRFENEGNWRTYRVRVDDEIDASFDINSLMIGDASHAYRLVRKDNKLTWYFDNIELTPKSVDPNRSHGYIQYTLQLKPGLSLGTQIKNTAYIYFDANPAIITNTTKNTLKNTDGSSAVRSIEYSDLLDFNLTKHGDKLMISSPSKMEHIKIFDMSGKLLLDSQVGSDRFESNQAIITSGIYIIHVEIDKQTVIKKFQF comes from the coding sequence ATGAAATCAATTCAAAAAGTTTTATGGCTATTCGCTCTGTGCACGAATATGCTGTTTTTCTCAAAAAACGTAAATGCACAGTGTAGTAGTTTTAATGTGACCGCTTCTAAAACAGCTGATGGCTCCAGCCTTGGAGACGTGACACTAACCGCTAGTGTTACTGGTAGTTCAGGATGGACCGTATATCGCTGGGTTACATCAAGCTATTCACACCTTGGCTGGGGAGCAGTTATCAATAACCGGAACGCGGGATCATACTGTGTGATTGCTACTGATTCAAGTAGTTCAGGGGTTTGTATTGATACCTTCTGTCTGACGGTAACAGATACAGGTAGTTTTAATTGTGCCAATTTGCAATCTTCATTATACGAAGCAGACTCTTGCCAAATAGGAGATGTCAATCTATACACAAATGTTTGGGGAGGATCTGGCAGCTATTCTTATAGCTGGAATACAGGCGCTACTAGTCAAAATCTTTTGAATAGAACGAATGGTACATTTACTGTCATTATCACGGATATTCTTTATGGCTGTAAGGATACGTTACAAATAACTGTAGTCGATGACACTTGCAATCCTTGTATAAATTTCAAAAGTAACAGCATTATCAATGAATCCGACTATTGTCAGAAAAATGATGTTACCCTGACAGCCATTAAATGGACTGGAAGTCAAAAATTTAAATATTTATGGAATACAGGAGCCACTACACAGTCTATCTATAATAAGGGAGCTGGTTCTTATTGGGTTAAAATTACTGATTCTGTTTATGGTTGTATAGATACCTTATTTATTACCGTCACGGATGATACTTGCTCTCCTTGCCAATATTTCAATGCATGGATATACGAAAATGATTCTTGTCAGAAAAATGATATTCGCTTGACCGCATATCCTCAAGATAGTCTTGGTAATACTAGATACAAATATTTGTGGAATACAGGTACAATAACAAATACGCTGAGTAACAGAGGTGCAGGGAGTTACTGGGTGAGAGTGACAGATAGTATTTTAGGATGCATCGATACTGCTTTTATTACAGTGGCAGATGACACATGTAATCCATGTCAGAATTTCGGTGGATATATGTATAAGTATGATAGCTGCCAATCTAATGATATAAAAGTATATGCCTACGCCTGGGGTGGTTCTGGAAATTACTCATATAACTGGAGCACAGGTTCTACGGCTAGTTTCTTGACAAATCGAGGAACAGGATGGTATAAAGTAACTATTACGGATGTGGTCAATGGTTGTGTCTATAAAGATTCAATTTATGCTATTGATTCTAATTTTAAATGCTGTCGTGCTTGGTTTTATACCTCTGATAGTGCTGTAGCGTCGACCAAGACCTTCTATGGCTATTCAAATATAAAAGATTCCACAAGTGGAGGAAGTACAAGCTATTCATGGAACTTTGGCGATGGCACTACAGGTACAGGTCAGTCCAAGAGTCATACCTACACCCGTGCTGGGAATAAAACCGTTTGTCTCTATATAAGTACGGCTTCTGGCTGCAAGGATACGTTCTGCTCTGTAGTTAATTCTCCTGCTCCTGGCAAAAACTTGAAAGTTTCCCATTACGGCATACCATATATCAAAGATACCCATCGCTACACCTATATTACCTATCAGAATATTGGTACAACTACTGAAAATGGAATTGTAGAGTATAAATATCCTGCAGGCATGACTTTGATTTCGAGTACGATTAGTCCTTTGACCCATATCGGCAATAAAATAACATTCAGTGTGGGTAGTCTAGCACCTGGTGCGAGTGGTACGATTTATGTTGTAATGAAAACACCAATGAGCTTCACGCTCGGTTCTATTAAATGTGATACCGCTATCATACTGCCAGTATCTGGAGACATAGCGCCCACCAATAATGCGTCCTATGAATGTGATAGTGTAGTAGCTTCTTGGGATCCGAATGATAAAACACCAAACCCTAAAGGAATAGGCCTCGATGGAAACATTCCGCCTACCACGAACGAGATAGGTTATTTGATTCGATTTGAAAATGAAGGAAACTGGAGAACCTATCGTGTACGGGTAGATGATGAAATCGATGCATCGTTTGATATCAACTCGCTTATGATAGGTGATGCTAGCCATGCCTATAGACTAGTGAGAAAGGACAACAAACTGACTTGGTATTTTGATAATATCGAACTTACTCCGAAGTCGGTAGATCCGAATAGAAGTCATGGCTATATTCAATATACCTTGCAGTTGAAACCAGGCTTATCACTCGGCACGCAGATAAAGAATACAGCTTATATTTACTTTGATGCGAATCCTGCTATTATCACCAATACAACCAAGAATACGCTGAAAAATACAGATGGTTCTTCAGCGGTACGCAGTATAGAGTATTCTGATTTGCTCGACTTTAACCTAACTAAGCATGGAGATAAATTGATGATAAGTTCACCTTCAAAAATGGAACACATCAAAATCTTCGATATGTCAGGTAAGTTGTTGTTGGATTCTCAAGTTGGTTCAGATAGATTTGAATCGAATCAAGCTATCATAACAAGCGGTATTTATATTATTCATGTAGAAATCGATAAACAAACCGTCATTAAGAAGTTTCAATTCTGA
- a CDS encoding aspartate-semialdehyde dehydrogenase produces MRIAVVGATGLVGQKMLQVLAERNFPVTELIPVASERSVGKEIEYQSKKYKIVSMQDAIAMKPKIALFSAGGSTSLEWAPKFAEVGTTVIDNSSAWRMHPDKKLVVPEVNAEVLTKEDKIVANPNCSTIQLVVALKPLNDINPMRRVVVSTYQSVTGTGVKAVAQMQNERKGVQGDMAYKYQIDMNLIPQIDVFLENGYTKEEQKIMDETKKIMGLPDLKITTTTVRVPVMGGHSESVNVQFKNPIDLAQVATSLVNFNGIKLLDNPSEAQYPMPITAHDNDYVWVGRIRKDDSADNAINLWIVSDNLRKGAATNAVQIAEYLVSNELV; encoded by the coding sequence ATGCGTATTGCGGTCGTAGGTGCCACAGGTTTAGTAGGACAAAAAATGCTTCAGGTGTTAGCAGAAAGAAATTTTCCTGTTACAGAATTGATACCAGTAGCCTCTGAGAGAAGTGTAGGTAAGGAAATTGAGTACCAATCCAAGAAATACAAAATAGTTTCCATGCAGGATGCTATTGCCATGAAACCGAAAATCGCCTTGTTTTCTGCAGGTGGATCTACTTCCTTAGAGTGGGCACCTAAGTTTGCCGAAGTAGGTACGACAGTGATAGATAACAGTTCGGCTTGGCGCATGCACCCAGATAAAAAATTAGTCGTTCCAGAGGTTAATGCAGAAGTTTTGACCAAAGAAGATAAAATTGTAGCGAATCCGAATTGCTCCACCATACAGCTGGTGGTAGCCCTTAAACCCCTAAATGATATAAATCCCATGAGGAGAGTGGTAGTGAGTACCTATCAATCTGTTACGGGTACAGGAGTTAAAGCCGTCGCTCAAATGCAAAACGAGCGCAAAGGAGTTCAAGGCGATATGGCATACAAATATCAGATAGATATGAATTTGATTCCTCAAATCGATGTATTTCTGGAGAATGGATATACTAAAGAGGAACAGAAAATAATGGATGAGACAAAAAAAATTATGGGATTGCCTGATCTAAAAATAACAACTACAACTGTCAGAGTGCCAGTTATGGGCGGACATAGCGAGTCTGTCAATGTACAATTTAAAAATCCTATTGACCTAGCACAAGTGGCAACATCGTTGGTTAATTTTAATGGAATAAAGCTTTTAGACAATCCCAGTGAGGCGCAATATCCTATGCCTATTACTGCCCACGATAATGATTATGTATGGGTAGGTAGAATCCGTAAAGATGATAGTGCAGATAATGCTATCAATCTATGGATTGTTTCAGATAACTTGCGAAAAGGAGCCGCTACCAATGCTGTGCAGATTGCAGAGTATCTCGTATCAAATGAATTAGTTTAA
- a CDS encoding GHKL domain-containing protein yields MNGLTQGKIALIIALTVLFSQWVGMVYIYYAIGAFQKYLFILPLLASLLVYFLILALIEYFILRKVKILYRTIGGIGRKIDKPSLKDPELFENLRTQVEIFQKEKTTEIEVLKENEKFRREFIGNVSHELKTPLTSIQGFVEILLEEAQSGKPAEVKYLQKIANNSDRLIDIVQDLTMISQAESNELILNLEKFHIYELVLTVMDSLEEMAKEKRTIIEVKDLNHISYQVYADKQKIYQVLYNLIENAIFYCPPQSKIAIRFFDLESNIMVEVADNGEGITLEHLPRIFERFYRVDPNRSRAKGGSGLGLSIVKKIIEAHGYTIQVDSQVNKGTRFRFGLKKG; encoded by the coding sequence TTGAATGGACTCACTCAAGGAAAAATAGCTCTTATTATAGCACTGACAGTATTATTTAGTCAGTGGGTGGGCATGGTTTACATCTACTATGCTATCGGTGCATTTCAAAAGTATCTATTTATACTTCCATTATTGGCTTCTTTGTTAGTTTATTTTTTAATTCTAGCTCTCATTGAGTATTTCATTCTACGAAAAGTCAAAATTCTTTATAGAACTATTGGAGGTATAGGTAGGAAAATAGATAAACCTTCGCTCAAGGACCCTGAGTTGTTTGAAAATTTAAGAACCCAAGTGGAAATTTTTCAAAAAGAAAAAACGACGGAAATAGAAGTCCTCAAAGAAAATGAAAAATTTAGACGTGAGTTTATAGGCAATGTTTCGCATGAACTGAAAACACCTCTAACTTCTATTCAGGGATTTGTAGAGATTCTGCTCGAGGAGGCCCAGTCTGGGAAACCTGCCGAAGTGAAGTACCTTCAGAAAATAGCGAATAATTCAGACCGATTGATAGATATCGTGCAAGATCTGACTATGATCTCTCAAGCAGAATCGAATGAGCTAATATTGAATTTAGAAAAATTCCATATATATGAATTAGTGCTTACTGTTATGGATTCTTTAGAAGAAATGGCTAAAGAAAAACGCACGATTATAGAAGTAAAGGATCTCAATCATATCTCTTATCAAGTATACGCGGATAAACAAAAAATATATCAGGTACTCTATAATTTGATAGAGAATGCTATCTTTTATTGTCCACCGCAGTCTAAAATTGCTATTCGTTTTTTTGATTTAGAGAGCAATATCATGGTAGAAGTAGCTGATAATGGGGAAGGCATTACATTAGAGCACCTTCCGAGAATTTTTGAGCGATTTTACCGAGTAGATCCAAATCGCAGCCGTGCCAAAGGTGGTTCTGGTCTAGGACTCAGTATCGTCAAAAAAATCATCGAAGCCCATGGCTATACCATACAGGTAGATAGTCAGGTGAATAAAGGTACTCGATTCCGATTTGGATTGAAAAAGGGTTAG
- a CDS encoding TIGR02757 family protein, whose product MPTSLKLRLDLAYENYAQSSFIANDPISIPHSFSMLQDIEIAGFFAAIFSWGRRDIIISKSKELMELMKYNPYEFVRNYSNKDFTRISKFKHRTFNASDLDFYIRAFQKHYATYHSLEEAFAIKNNASHKTIESHLSHFYLYLSELVPHEKRNLKHISTPVSGAACKRLCMYLRWMVRKDEVDFGLWKTIKPSQLIMPLDVHVIRLTNNLKLIGEADKPNWKTALKLTEKLRKMDKNDPVKYDLALFSMGVHKFQDE is encoded by the coding sequence ATGCCTACTAGTCTAAAACTACGATTAGACCTAGCCTATGAAAACTATGCCCAGTCAAGTTTTATAGCCAATGATCCCATCTCGATTCCTCATAGTTTTTCCATGTTACAAGACATAGAGATAGCAGGATTTTTTGCTGCTATATTTTCATGGGGTCGAAGAGATATCATTATTTCAAAATCTAAGGAATTGATGGAACTCATGAAATATAATCCCTATGAGTTTGTGCGAAACTATTCTAATAAAGACTTTACAAGAATATCGAAATTCAAACACCGCACCTTCAACGCCTCTGATTTGGATTTTTACATACGGGCTTTTCAGAAACACTATGCGACATACCATTCATTAGAAGAAGCATTTGCTATAAAAAATAATGCATCTCATAAAACCATAGAATCACACCTGTCCCATTTCTATCTATATCTATCAGAATTAGTGCCGCATGAAAAGCGCAATTTAAAACATATTTCTACTCCCGTCAGTGGCGCTGCATGTAAACGCCTCTGTATGTATCTGAGATGGATGGTGAGAAAGGATGAAGTGGATTTTGGTCTATGGAAAACGATTAAACCTTCTCAATTGATTATGCCTCTTGACGTACATGTCATTCGACTAACCAATAATCTAAAGCTCATAGGTGAAGCTGACAAGCCTAACTGGAAAACGGCACTTAAGCTTACAGAGAAACTGAGAAAAATGGACAAAAACGACCCTGTTAAATATGATTTAGCTTTGTTTAGTATGGGTGTTCATAAATTTCAAGATGAATGA